The Thermosynechococcus sp. CL-1 genomic interval GGCTCAAAGCCGGGGATGCCTTCCCGTTGCAGCATCCGTACCCGCAGGATATTGCCGACTTTTTCCTCTTTGACCAACTGGGTCGGCAGAATTTGCAAGACCACGTCAGCGTACTGCTTTTGGGGATCGATATAGGCCATGAAGTCGGGGCGACGGGCATTGATCGAGGCAATCACGTCTTCGTAGCTGTGACCCCGCTCGGCCATGTCGCGCTTGATCTTCCAAGCAATTTTTACATCGTCGCTGATGTCGAGATAGACACTAAAGTCAATCAGCGATCGCACCCGTTCATCGTAAAGGGGATGCAGCCCTTCAATCACAATCACGTGGTTGGGATCAACCCTCTCTGGCGGATCAATCGTCCCCGTTTCGTGGTTGTAGATGGGTTTCATGATTGATTCGCCATTTTTGAGAGCCTTGATCTGCTCATACATCAGATCAAAGTTGTTGGCGCGGGGATCAAGAGCCGTAATCCCCGTTTCTTTCCGCTGCTTGCGATCCAGACTGTGATAGTCATCCAAGCAAATCACAGTCATAAACTCTTCGCCAAACAGATCGGCCAGTCGGCGCAAAAACGTTGATTTACCACAGCCGGAGTCTCCAGCAACGCCGATGAGAACCACACGGTCTGGCTTACTGCTCATAGCTGACGATTCCCTTTGCTCGTAGAAGTGGACATCCCCTGATGGGGTGGTTCAGTATTCCCTTACTGATATTACAAGGGTGGTGTCCCTCTGTGATAGTTTTTTGGGCAAAAAGAGGAACATTGCCCTCCATAGGGGGGATTGGTGGTTGCCCTAGGGAAGCGTTTGGGATATACTAGTAGATTGCGAAAGTTAGTCCTAGGGATCATCATGGCCTGCCCCAAGAAAAAAACCTCGAAGTCCAAGCGCAGTATGCGCCGTGCGGTCTGGAAGCGCCAAGCTGCCCTTCAAGCGCAACGTGCCCTTTCCATTGGCAAGTCTATTTTGACCGAGCGCGCCCAAGGCTTCTACTTCCCTGAAGCTGAAGAAGAAAACGAAGACGAGCAGGAGTAATCCATGGCCACTCCCACGGAGCCAAGCCGCACCCCAAAACTGGAAACCCCCAAGTACGGCTTTAATACTTTTGCTGAGCGGATCAATGGTCGTGCTGCTATGGTTGGTCTTGTGGCGCTTTTGTTATGGGAATATTGGACAGGAGAGGGCTTGCTCCACTGGTTGGGCTGGGTCTAGGGGACGCATTTAGCACTTGTTTGCATGATTCCCTACAACCTCAGTGACCCCCGCCTCTTTGGCATTATGGTTGGGGTCATGTTTTTGATGGTGGTCAGCCGCCTCGTGCTGGTGGCCGGCTTTTTTTCGCTTGTATATGTGGTGGCTCGCTGGACGCCCCTGAGGAAACGGCGGGTCAATTTGCGCCCCTACCAGCGGGGGCAGTTTTGGCAGGAGTTTGGCTGGTCGTTGGTGACAGCGGCTATTTTTGCGTTGGCGGGGGCGATCGCCGCAGTGATGTGGCAGCGGGGCTGGACAGCGGTTTATCTAGAGTTAAATTCCCTTTGGGACTACATTTACTTTCCCTTGAGCATTGGCCTTGTGCTGCTGCTTCACGAAACCTATTACTATTGGCTCCATCGCTGGATGCACCAACCGAAAATTTATCGCCGTGTCCATCGGGTGCATCACCATAGCATTGTGGCCTCGCCTTGGACGGCCTTTTCATTTCACCCGTGGGAAGCGTTCCTACAGGCCATTTTCCTGCCGCTGATTATTGTGCTTGTGCCGCTGCACCCCTACGCGATCGTGATTCAGCTCAGCCTGATGACGGTCTCCAGTGTGATTAACCATTTGAATTTAGAGATTTATCCCCGTGGCTTTGCCGAGCATTGGTTGGGACAGTGGTTGATTGGCGCCACCCACCACAGTTTGCACCATAGTCAGTTTCGCTGTAACTATGGCCTCTATTTCACCTTTTGGGATCGGTGGCTGGGAACAGAGAGCCGCGATTACCTGCCCCTGTTTCGCGATCGCACCCAAGGCTAAGGCAACGATGAATTCTGCATAGGCCAATCGGCAAAGGCGTAGGACAGTTCGTCTAGTTCAGTGGCAGTGAGATGGTCAAGGCACTTTCCTTTCCGATGATGGCGGAGCGGCAACATCCTTTAATTCAGCCGCTACTCACTTGGTCTGATGAAGCACTGATCAAGGCCTTTCAGGAGGAGCGCGATCGCGGCTGCTACTTTGTTGCCCTTTATTGTCGCTATGCCGCCCTTGTCTATTGTCGCTATGCCGCCCTTGTCTATAGTGTGCTGCAACACCACGGGCGATCGCCCGTACAAGTGGACTATCTGTTTGCTAAGGTGTGGCATGGGCTATTTTTTAGCCTTGACCGTTTGGAATTTACTCCTGAAGGGGTGAAAATTGGCGATGAGGAAGCTCGCTCCCTGCGCAATTGGATTGTCAACCGCACCGCTACCCTGATTCAAGAGGAACTCCCCGGCATTGAGCACATTACCTATGTCCTGCAGGATGCGCCACCGCCCCTTTGGTGCTACTTAGAAGGCAGCCTTGCCTACTTGAGTCCCCTGAGCCGCCTCGTGCTAGTGACCACCCAAACCTTTCACTGGAACCTTGAGCGCCTGCGCGCCTATTTAGAAGTTCAAGGGGAAACCTACAGCCTTGAGGAACTCAACCAGCATTTAGAAGAGGGGCTAGTACGCATCGCGGAGTATCTGCCGCCGGATATTCGCCAAATTTACTTAATGCCCGATCTCGCTTCAGAGGAACCCCCCACCGTTCAACCCACTCTCGAAGAACTCTTTCCCAATAGCGTTGAGGAAGTGGGCACCCACCTTGAGAGTAACCCGACGGACGCTAGTATTGATAACCTACTGGCAGAGTGGGAGCGGATTCTCTCCAGCTAAGATTATTTTTCCACAGATGAATCTCACAACGATCTGGGATGCCCCCAAGACCGTCCCTTGTATGCTAGACTCAATTTGTTGAGAAAAATTTCTAACAAGGTTTGACGTTCATGGGTCTGGGTGTTATTGATTTGCCGACATTTTGCCTTGAGGGCACTGTCGAAGAAGTCTTTTATAAGAAGGGGCGACCCAAAGTCGTGATTCTAAAAACCGCCACAGGAACGGTCTGGATTAAGCTAGAAAAGTCCCTGCGCCGTGAGTTACAGCAAGTTCCCACGGTGGGCGATCGCCTGCGGCTAGAAGGAACGATCAGCGATAAGTACGATGGCTGGGTCAAGCAATACAAGGCCAGTCATTTAGAATTTTTAGCAACGGCTCAACCCTCAGCGGCAAAGCGTTCTCAGCCCTGTAAGGTGCTCATTTGTCAAAAATCCTCCTGCTGTCGGCGGGGTGCCAAGGAACTGTGGCAAGAGCTAGAGGCACAACAGCTCCCCATTGCCCTGAAGGCGACGGGCTGTATGGGGGAATGCAAACGGGGGCCAGCGGTGGTTGTCCTGCCCCACAAGAAACGGCTGACCCGCGCCAATGCCCAACAGATTCGCGAGCTAGTTTGCTCGACTGAGGCTTAGGGAATTCAGGACAACGGCAATCGAACTCACGGCCATACAAGCGGCAGCAATTCCGGGGGTGAGACTGAGGCCCCATAGGGGTAATCCAACACCGGCTGCAAGGGGTAAACCGACGATATTGTAGGCCACTGCCCAAAGAAGATTCTGCTGAATTTTGCGGAAGGTGGTGCGGCTAAGGCTCAGCACAGCGAGCACATCCTCTAGATGATTGCGGGTGAGGATAATATCCGCTGCTTCAATGGCCACCTCTGTACCCGTACCAAGGCTAATCCCCACCTGAGCTGCCGTTAGAGCTGGCGCATCATTCATGCCATCCCCGACCATGGCCACGGTTTTGCCTTGGGCTTGCCAACCTTCAATGAGGGCGAGCTTTTGTTGCGGCTGAAGATCGGTGTGCAGATGCGTTGGCGGTAGGCCAAGCGGTTCTAGGAGTTGCTGTGCGGCTTTAGCCGTGTCTCCCGTCAGGACATGGATCGCATAGCCTTGGGCTTGCAGGGCTTGAACGGTGCTCACTGCCTCTGGGCGCAGGCGATCGCGAAAGGTCACAACGGCAATCAACTGGCGATCGCAGGCCAAGGCCACATGGGTTTCCACTTCTAGGGAAGGGCAGTCAACCCCCTGATCACGCAGCCAACTGAGGCGACCTGCCTGATAGTAATGCCCCTCAATCCAACCGCTGATCCCCAGTCCGAGGGCAGTTTCCACCTCTGTCACCGTTGCTAGCTCTGTTGTCTGGCCGGTCGCAGCCCACGCCTTCTGAATCGCCACTGCAAGGGGATGGTGACTCTCGCACTCTAAACTGGCTAGCAGATACAGCACTTCCTCTGAAAAGTAATGACCATAGAGGTTGATCTCGGCCACTGCCAGTTCACCGGTCGTCAGTGTGCCCGTCTTATCAAACACAATCGTGTCCAACTGCTGACTGCGCTCAAGAACATCACCGCCTCGAATAATTAAGCCTTTGGCAGCGGCGTGACTGGTGCCCACAAGCAGCGCGATCGGGGTGGCAAGGCCAAGGGCACAGGGACAGGCAATCACCAGAACACTCAAGGCTAGCTTTAAGGGCAATAGGGGTGTGCTATTGGTCATTTCTGGGAAGAAATGGGGGGCGATCGCGCTCCAAAAGAGAGCCGTTGCTGCTGCCAAGGCTAGCACCCCATAGCCAAAATAGCCGGCTACCACATCCGCCATTTGCTGCACCGGTGCTTTGCGATTTTGTGCCTGCACCACGAGGTCTAGAATCTGCCCCAAAAATGAGGCACGACCACAGCGTTCCACCCGTAGGGTGACCGCAGCACCAACATTGCGACTGCCCGCCAGAACGGATGCCCCCACCCCCTTGGCCACCGGTAAAGATTCCCCTGTGAGCATGGATTCATCCACCAGGGTTTCCCCGGTCACAATCGTGCCATCGGCAGGAAAGGGTTCTCCAGCATCTACCCACAGCCAGTCCCCGACTTGGATACGACTGACGGGAATGGGCCAGCGATCGCTAGCAGTCAAACTGGGTTGCCATAGCGCCTGTTGTGGCTGAAGCGCAAGGAGCGATCGCAAGTCCCGTTGTGCCTGTTGACGTACCCGTTGCTCCAGCGATCGCCCCAGCAAAATAAAGCCAAGGATCATCACCGGTTCATCAAAGAAACACGCCCACCCCAAGGCCGGCCACAGCCACGCCACCGTACTAATGAGGTAAGCCCCCAAGGCGCCAAGAGCCACCAGCGTATTCATATTCGGGCGACGTTGGAACAGGCCTATCATTCCTTCCCGCAGAATCTCCCACCCCGGTAGGACAAGGGCAATGGTTGCTAGCCCCCAATGCCAGATCATCGCCTCTAACATGGGCCAGTGCCCCGGCAGCAGATCAATCCCGTGGCCGACACTAGAGAGAACAAGGAGCACAAGGGCGATCGCTAACCTTGGCAAAGAGGTTTCCTCAGAGGCCGTGGGCAGTTCCAAAAGGGCATTGGCTTCTGCGAGGGTGGCTTGAAAGCGGCCTTGGTTTAAGCTCTCGACAATGGCACTGGGGGTTGTCTCAGCGGGGGAATAGGTGACAACGGCGGTTCCCGTGACCAGATTGACTGCCGCAGCATCTACGCCCGGCTGCTCTTTTAACTGATTTTCCAGCGATCGCACGCAGCCAGCACAACGCAAGCCGCTCACCCGCAGGATGGCTACCTCAGGGGCGTGAGAATCAACACTTGAACTTAGGGACACGTCGCACCCTCTCCAAAAAGAACTACGTTCAATCTCCTAACTGCGTCCCCACCGCCTATTGTGGCACGTTGGCTTTGGGATGTCAGGGAAAGAGCGAGCTATGCTAAAGGAGTGAGGTTTTCACGAGAAATACAGAGAATGGTGACTGCCAAGGAGACGGGCGATCGCTATTTCACACCAGAAGAATACTTCGCGTGGGAAGAGCAGCAGTTAGAAAAGCATGAGTTGATTGATGGTCGCGTCTATGCAATGGCGGGTGGTAGTAAGAACCACAGCATCATTAAACTGAACTTCGGCAATCTGATTAAGCCCCATCTACGGGGTCGTGGGTGTCAGGTATTTAACTCTGACTTGAGGGTGAATATCCTTCATACAACCAACTTTACTTATCCTGATCTGAGTGTCACCTGTGACGATCGCGATCGCCAGAGTCCCTTTTTCATCACTTATCCCTGTCTCATTGTTGAAGTGCTCTCACCCGCCACCGAAGCCTACGATCGCGGCAAAAAGTTTGATCTCTACCGTCGTAATCCCAACCTCGTGGATTATGTGCTCGCTAGCTCAGAGGAAATGGCGATCGACATTTACCAGAAAAATGAGGTGGGGGATTGGCTGCTGCGCTGCTACCGCGCGGGCGATCGCGTTGAGTTGAGGAGCATTGACCTCAAAGTGCCTATTGAACAGTTTTATGAAGACGTTGACCTCTCTGCCCCCGCCGTAGATACCACTGCTCCGTGAAACAGCAAGCGGCTCTCCCTATGAACGCCGAGGCTATCGAAAAAGCAAAATTGGGTATTCTTTGAGAGGAGAGTAAATTCAAGGGGTACCAGACATGTTGCCGTTAACGGTGAGTCGCCTCTGGACAATTAGCCGTAATGTTTTCAATGAAATACTGCGGGAGCGGGTTCTTTACGTCACTGCTGTTTTTGCCATTGGCCTCGCCTTAGCGGTTGTGATTTTGGGACAGGTGTCAGCAGGCACCCAAGACAAAATTAGCCTTGATGTGGGAATGGCAGGAATTTCTCTCTTTGGCTTGCTGATTGCTGCCTTTGTCGGGGGTGGTTTGCTCAATAAAGAGATAGAAAAGCGCACGATCTTAGTGATGTTGGCGAAACCCATCAGCCGTGCGGAATTTATTATTGGCAAACATTTGGGCCTATCGGCGGTTCTGCTGGTACTG includes:
- a CDS encoding phosphoribulokinase yields the protein MSSKPDRVVLIGVAGDSGCGKSTFLRRLADLFGEEFMTVICLDDYHSLDRKQRKETGITALDPRANNFDLMYEQIKALKNGESIMKPIYNHETGTIDPPERVDPNHVIVIEGLHPLYDERVRSLIDFSVYLDISDDVKIAWKIKRDMAERGHSYEDVIASINARRPDFMAYIDPQKQYADVVLQILPTQLVKEEKVGNILRVRMLQREGIPGFEPVYLFDEGSTITWIPCGRKLTCSYPGIRLSYGPDEYYGHPVSVLEVDGRFEKLDELIYIESHLSNTSTKHYGEMTELLLKHRDYPGSDNGSGLFQVLTGLKMRATYERLTSRDVATVTNR
- a CDS encoding Uma2 family endonuclease; its protein translation is MVTAKETGDRYFTPEEYFAWEEQQLEKHELIDGRVYAMAGGSKNHSIIKLNFGNLIKPHLRGRGCQVFNSDLRVNILHTTNFTYPDLSVTCDDRDRQSPFFITYPCLIVEVLSPATEAYDRGKKFDLYRRNPNLVDYVLASSEEMAIDIYQKNEVGDWLLRCYRAGDRVELRSIDLKVPIEQFYEDVDLSAPAVDTTAP
- a CDS encoding 50S ribosomal protein L32 — protein: MACPKKKTSKSKRSMRRAVWKRQAALQAQRALSIGKSILTERAQGFYFPEAEEENEDEQE
- a CDS encoding cation-translocating P-type ATPase yields the protein MSLSSSVDSHAPEVAILRVSGLRCAGCVRSLENQLKEQPGVDAAAVNLVTGTAVVTYSPAETTPSAIVESLNQGRFQATLAEANALLELPTASEETSLPRLAIALVLLVLSSVGHGIDLLPGHWPMLEAMIWHWGLATIALVLPGWEILREGMIGLFQRRPNMNTLVALGALGAYLISTVAWLWPALGWACFFDEPVMILGFILLGRSLEQRVRQQAQRDLRSLLALQPQQALWQPSLTASDRWPIPVSRIQVGDWLWVDAGEPFPADGTIVTGETLVDESMLTGESLPVAKGVGASVLAGSRNVGAAVTLRVERCGRASFLGQILDLVVQAQNRKAPVQQMADVVAGYFGYGVLALAAATALFWSAIAPHFFPEMTNSTPLLPLKLALSVLVIACPCALGLATPIALLVGTSHAAAKGLIIRGGDVLERSQQLDTIVFDKTGTLTTGELAVAEINLYGHYFSEEVLYLLASLECESHHPLAVAIQKAWAATGQTTELATVTEVETALGLGISGWIEGHYYQAGRLSWLRDQGVDCPSLEVETHVALACDRQLIAVVTFRDRLRPEAVSTVQALQAQGYAIHVLTGDTAKAAQQLLEPLGLPPTHLHTDLQPQQKLALIEGWQAQGKTVAMVGDGMNDAPALTAAQVGISLGTGTEVAIEAADIILTRNHLEDVLAVLSLSRTTFRKIQQNLLWAVAYNIVGLPLAAGVGLPLWGLSLTPGIAAACMAVSSIAVVLNSLSLSRAN
- the crtG gene encoding 2,2'-beta-hydroxylase CrtG is translated as MIPYNLSDPRLFGIMVGVMFLMVVSRLVLVAGFFSLVYVVARWTPLRKRRVNLRPYQRGQFWQEFGWSLVTAAIFALAGAIAAVMWQRGWTAVYLELNSLWDYIYFPLSIGLVLLLHETYYYWLHRWMHQPKIYRRVHRVHHHSIVASPWTAFSFHPWEAFLQAIFLPLIIVLVPLHPYAIVIQLSLMTVSSVINHLNLEIYPRGFAEHWLGQWLIGATHHSLHHSQFRCNYGLYFTFWDRWLGTESRDYLPLFRDRTQG